Proteins from a single region of Chaetodon trifascialis isolate fChaTrf1 chromosome 10, fChaTrf1.hap1, whole genome shotgun sequence:
- the LOC139337768 gene encoding RCC1 domain-containing protein 1-like isoform X2, with the protein MRWFGFGFNAFGQIYVHEKLIKGKECSDAAQDVKVIIPTELAGRDCCLKRDSQIRASWSRRASLHLDGDSCVCLAGFGAASEPCVISLKGSRGCKDAFISESYLTLALPDRIESWDLQKEEKTPSWSMEIKAEGSEPPLNLPLVPGGHITPKAPFYHSLSPHLKAKSLALGAEHAILLSASGAVYTWGLGSHGQLGHGGLTSEEEPRAVEALWGMPMSCVATGGWHSACISDGGDLYVWGWNESGQLGLPSRGLRKEQQQERSEQAEPQAGEKHEEVFISIQAFPALLDITPSCEIRTVSCGSRHTAAVTTTGDLYTWGWGDYGQLGQQTLISSDEPQHVEFFMEQQMRVVDVVCGPWNTFAAVVEEEVVPKTL; encoded by the exons ATGCGGTGGTTCGGGTTTGGCTTCAACGCGTTTGGACAGATATACGTCCATGAGAAGTTAATTAAAGGAAAAGAGTGTAGCGACGCTGCGCAGGACGTCAAAGTGATTATCCCCACAGAGCTAGCTGGACGCGACTGCTGCTTGAAGAGAGACAGTCAAATTAGAGCAAGTTGGAGTCGAAGAGCATCTTTGCATTTGGATG gtgacagctgtgtgtgcctGGCAGGTTTCGGGGCAGCCAGCGAGCCCTGTGTTATTTCTCTGAAAGGGAGCCGTGGCTGTAAAGACGCCTTCATCAGTGAATCGTACTTGACCCTCGCCCTCCCAGACAGAATTGAGTCCTGGGATCTGCAGAAGGAAGAGAAGACTCCATCATGGAGCatggaaataaaagcagagggCTCTG AACCCCCTTTGAATCTCCCTCTGGTCCCAGGGGGTCACATAACCCCAAAAGCGCCCTTCTACCACTCCTTATCACCACACTTGAAAGCCAAGAGCCTGGCGCTGGGTGCAGAGCATGCCATCCTTCTCAGTGCCTCTGGAGCTGTGTACACCTGGGGACTGGGCAG CCATGGTCAGTTGGGGCACGGAGGTCTCACCTCTGAGGAGGAGCCCAGGGCTGTGGAGGCGCTGTGGGGGATGCCCATGAGCTGTGTAGCTACAGGAGGCTGGCACTCTGCCTGCATTAGTG ACGGGGGTGACCTTTATGTATGGGGCTGGAATGAAAGTGGTCAGCTTGGACTTCCATCACGAGGTCTGAGgaaagaacagcagcaggagcgtAGCGAACAAGCAG AGCCACAAGCGGGAGAGAAACATGAAGAGGTATTCATATCGATCCAGGCATTCCCGGCTCTGCTGGATATCACTCCATCATGTGAAATCAGGACAGTAAGCTGTGGCTCCCGCCACACAGCTGCAGTAACAA CCACAGGTGACCTCTACACTTGGGGATGGG GTGACTATGGCCAACTTGGACAACAGACTTTAATCAGCTCAGACGAGCCCCAACATGTGGAGTTTTTCATGGAGCAGCAGATGCGTGTGGTTGATGTAGTGTGCGGGCCGTGGAACACTTTTGCTGCTGTCGTCGAGGAGGAAGTAGTTCCAAAAACATTATAG
- the LOC139337768 gene encoding RCC1 domain-containing protein 1-like isoform X1 produces the protein MRWFGFGFNAFGQIYVHEKLIKGKECSDAAQDVKVIIPTELAGRDCCLKRDSQIRASWSRRASLHLDGDSCVCLAGFGAASEPCVISLKGSRGCKDAFISESYLTLALPDRIESWDLQKEEKTPSWSMEIKAEGSEPPLNLPLVPGGHITPKAPFYHSLSPHLKAKSLALGAEHAILLSASGAVYTWGLGSHGQLGHGGLTSEEEPRAVEALWGMPMSCVATGGWHSACISDGGDLYVWGWNESGQLGLPSRGLRKEQQQERSEQAGAPCQDAFHAAEPQAGEKHEEVFISIQAFPALLDITPSCEIRTVSCGSRHTAAVTTTGDLYTWGWGDYGQLGQQTLISSDEPQHVEFFMEQQMRVVDVVCGPWNTFAAVVEEEVVPKTL, from the exons ATGCGGTGGTTCGGGTTTGGCTTCAACGCGTTTGGACAGATATACGTCCATGAGAAGTTAATTAAAGGAAAAGAGTGTAGCGACGCTGCGCAGGACGTCAAAGTGATTATCCCCACAGAGCTAGCTGGACGCGACTGCTGCTTGAAGAGAGACAGTCAAATTAGAGCAAGTTGGAGTCGAAGAGCATCTTTGCATTTGGATG gtgacagctgtgtgtgcctGGCAGGTTTCGGGGCAGCCAGCGAGCCCTGTGTTATTTCTCTGAAAGGGAGCCGTGGCTGTAAAGACGCCTTCATCAGTGAATCGTACTTGACCCTCGCCCTCCCAGACAGAATTGAGTCCTGGGATCTGCAGAAGGAAGAGAAGACTCCATCATGGAGCatggaaataaaagcagagggCTCTG AACCCCCTTTGAATCTCCCTCTGGTCCCAGGGGGTCACATAACCCCAAAAGCGCCCTTCTACCACTCCTTATCACCACACTTGAAAGCCAAGAGCCTGGCGCTGGGTGCAGAGCATGCCATCCTTCTCAGTGCCTCTGGAGCTGTGTACACCTGGGGACTGGGCAG CCATGGTCAGTTGGGGCACGGAGGTCTCACCTCTGAGGAGGAGCCCAGGGCTGTGGAGGCGCTGTGGGGGATGCCCATGAGCTGTGTAGCTACAGGAGGCTGGCACTCTGCCTGCATTAGTG ACGGGGGTGACCTTTATGTATGGGGCTGGAATGAAAGTGGTCAGCTTGGACTTCCATCACGAGGTCTGAGgaaagaacagcagcaggagcgtAGCGAACAAGCAG GAGCACCTTGCCAAGATGCATTTCACGCTGCAGAGCCACAAGCGGGAGAGAAACATGAAGAGGTATTCATATCGATCCAGGCATTCCCGGCTCTGCTGGATATCACTCCATCATGTGAAATCAGGACAGTAAGCTGTGGCTCCCGCCACACAGCTGCAGTAACAA CCACAGGTGACCTCTACACTTGGGGATGGG GTGACTATGGCCAACTTGGACAACAGACTTTAATCAGCTCAGACGAGCCCCAACATGTGGAGTTTTTCATGGAGCAGCAGATGCGTGTGGTTGATGTAGTGTGCGGGCCGTGGAACACTTTTGCTGCTGTCGTCGAGGAGGAAGTAGTTCCAAAAACATTATAG
- the unc45a gene encoding protein unc-45 homolog A, with product MSVSEKEKDPAALKEEGNALFKAGDMQGAVCCYTKALKLSDKQADSAVLYRNRSACYLKLEDYKKAEADASKALDNDPGDVKARFRRAQAFQKLSRLDQAFLDAQRCAQLEPKNKAFQDLLRQLGAQIQQKSMQLNSTDARVQQMFSLLLDASANDSDRQKAAQNLVVLSREDAGAEQIFRNDGVRLIQKLLHSKQEDVVLSALRTLVGLCTGHQSRAMAIVNELGMEQLCAVMGSGASTVSLAACHLLQVMFEALTEGMKREIRGKDEAILPEPSKELRSMMRHLLEMMPASTVSGPGRDSAINLLVKQVPRKSLKNPDNSLTLWVIDQGLKKILEVAGTVPELSEGPPLTDNSHMSCSVLLSKLYDDLKSDKERENFNKLCEEYVQQHFSRSGLDAKLRAIQTVSVLLQGPSDVGNRTLEMSGMIDAVISLCASEDVIHQQVAVEALIHAAGKAKRASFITANGVALLKDLYKKSENDRIRVRALVGLCKLGSAGGTDFSMKQFAEGSTLKLSKQCRKWLCNESLPPASRRWSVEGLAYLTFDADVKEDLVEDKNALLAMCQLAKSEDKTVLFAVGSTLVNCTNSYDVEKPDPQMVELAKYAKQHVPEEHPKDAPSYVEKRLVKLLEAGVVSALVCMVKQESPALTQSCRESIARVFLALVERQEDRGTVVAQGGGKALIPLASDNTDVGKIKAAQALAKITITSNPEIAFPGERIYETVRPLVSLLSLECTLLQNFEALMALTNLAGISERLRQKIIKEKAVPKIEGYMFEEHDLVRASATECMCNLVLSTEVQKLYLATGNDRLKLLVLYSGEEDERLRKAAAGTLAMLTAEQPELCPRIPGTTTHWLEIVQALLLSEISDLRHRGVVIVQNMMQAEKSLAETLMESEALEILSVLAKGGEGTPEAVSKVAQNCLDKAVEYGIIKTRDGREKGKGTEP from the exons ATGAGCGTGAGCGAAAAAGAAAAG GACCCTGCAGCcctgaaggaggaggggaaCGCCCTTTTCAAGGCAGGAGACATGCAGGGCGCCGTGTGCTGTTACACCAAAGCGTTAAAACTGAGTGACAAACAAGCAGACAGTGCCGTCCTGTACCGCAACCGCTCTGCATGCTATCTGAAACTCGAGGACTACAAAAAGGCAGAGGCAGATGCTTCCAAAG CTCTTGATAATGACCCGGGTGATGTGAAAGCCAGGTTCCGCAGAGCTCAGGCTTTCCAGAAACTCAGCCGGCTTGACCAGGCCTTTCTGGACGCTCAGAGGTGTGCCCAGCTGGAGCCCAAAAACAAAGCCTTCCAGGATCTGCTCAGACAGTTGGGAGCACAGATCCAGCAGAAg TCAATGCAACTAAACTCCACGGATGCTCGTGTGCAGCAAATGTTCTCCCTCCTCTTAGATGCATCTGCAAATGACTCGGATCGACAAAAG GCTGCTCAGAATCTAGTGGTATTATCTCGAGAAGATGCCGGAGCTGAGCAGATCTTCCGTAATGACGGAGTGAGGCTGATTCAGAAACTTCTTCACTCAAAGCAGGAGGATGTTGTCCTTTCTGCGCTGAGGACCCTGGTTGGGTTGTGCACCGGGCATCAGTCCAGA GCTATGGCCATAGTGAATGAGTTGGGAATGGAGCAGCTGTGTGCAGTAATGGGATCAGGAGCCTCCACTGTGTCTCTGGCTGCCtgccacctgctgcaggtgatgTTTGAGGCTCTGACGGAGGGCATGAAAAGAGAGATCAGAGGCAAAGATGAAGCCATACTTCCTG AACCCTCCAAGGAGCTACGCTCAATGATGCGCCACCTCTTGGAAATGATGCCAGCATCTACTGTGTCAGGGCCGGGCAGAGACAGCGCCATCAACCTCCTGGTCAAACAAGTTCCCCGCAAGTCCTTGAAAAACCCAGACAACTCCCTCACATTATGGGTGATCGACCAGG GCCTGAAGAAAATCCTGGAGGTGGCCGGGACGGTCCCTGAGCTCTCAGAGGGACCGCCTCTCACAGACAACTCCCACATGAGCTGCTCTGTCTTGCTTAGCAAACTTTACGATGACCTAAAGAGcgacaaagagagggagaactTCAACAAACTCTGTGAAGAATATGTACA GCAACACTTTAGCCGATCTGGCCTCGATGCCAAGCTGCGAGCAATCCAGACGGTATCAGTGCTCCTTCAAGGACCGAGCGACGTGGGTAACAGAACTCTGGAAATGTCAGGGATGATTGATGCGGTGATTTCCCTGTGCGCCTCCGAAGATGTAATTCACCAGCAGGTAGCGGTGGAGGCTCTCATCCATGCTGCAGGCAAGGCCAAGAGAGCCTCTTTCATCACAGCCAATGGTGTGGCACTTCTGAAGGACCTTTACAAGAAGAGCGAGAATGACAGGATACGTGTGAGAGCCCTGGTG GGTTTGTGCAAGCTTGGATCAGCAGGAGGGACAGATTTCAGCATGAAGCAGTTTGCAGAGGGATCCACGCTAAAGCTCTCCAAGCAGTGCAGAAA GTGGCTGTGTAATGAGTCTCTGCCCCCAGCCTCCCGCCGGTGGTCTGTGGAAGGCCTCGCCTACCTCACCTTTGATGCTGATGTGAAGGAAGACTTAGTGGAAGATAAGAACGCTCTCCTGGCAATGTGCCAACTGGCAAAG TCTGAGGATAAGACAGTACTCTTTGCTGTGGGCTCCACATTAGTGAATTGCACCAACAGCTATGATGTGGAGAAGCCAGACCCACAGATGGTGGAGCTGGCCAAGTATGCAAAGCAGCATGTGCCCGAGGAGCACCCCAAG GATGCACCTTCCTATGTGGAGAAAAGACTGGtgaagctgctggaggctggTGTGGTGTCTGCGTTGGTGTGTATGGTTAAACAGGAGAGTCCTGCCCTCACCCAGTCCTGCAGAGAGTCTATTGCCAG GGTCTTCTTGGCTTTGGTGGAACGGCAGGAAGACAGAGGCACAGTGGTGGCACAGGGTGGAGGAAAG GCTTTGATCCCACTGGCATCCGACAACACAGATGTAGgtaaaatcaaagcagcacaaGCCCTGGCAAAAATAACCATCACATCTAACCCAGAGATTGCCTTCCCAGGAGAAAGG ATCTACGAGACAGTGCGCCCCCTCGTCAGTCTTCTGAGTCTTGAGTGCACCTTGCTGCAGAACTTCGAGGCACTCATGGCTCTCACCAACCTGGCCGGCATCAGTGAGAGACTCAG ACAAAAGATCATAAAGGAGAAGGCGGTCCCAAAAATCGAAGGCTATATGTTTGAGGAGCATGACCTGGTCCGAGCTTCTGCCACAGAGTGCATGTGCAATTTGGTTTTAAGCACAGAG GTGCAGAAGCTGTATCTGGCCACAGGGAACGATCGCCTGAAGCTCCTGGTGCTCtacagtggagaggaggacgagaggCTGCggaaagctgctgcaggaactCTGGCCATGCTGACCGCTGAGCAGCCTGAGCTCTGTCCCCGAATCCCCGGAACA ACGACCCACTGGCTAGAGATTGTTCAGGCACTGTTGCTCAGTGAAATATCTGACCTGCGTCACCGCGGCGTGGTCATAGTTCAGAACATGATGCAGGCAGAGAAGAGTCTGGCTGAGACGCTGATGGAGAGTGAAGCTCTGGAGATTCTGTCCGTCTTGGCAAAAGGAGGAGAGGGCACACCGGAAGCTGTTTCTAAGGTTGCTCAGAACTGTCTGGACAAGGCTGTGGAGTATGGCATCATCAAGACCAGGGACGGGAGGGAAAAGGGCAAAGGAACTGAaccctga